Part of the Flavobacterium sp. MDT1-60 genome, ATGTTAAATTTCTATAAAATTTTTTGCTTCAGGCTTTGATTTTATTTCTTTAACACTATTTTTGCGACAATGAAATTAGTTGCTCGCATATTATTATTCATATTTATTGCTTTCTTAGCAACGCCAACTATTGTGACGTTGATGAAGAAAAGTAATGATACGTCTATGTTCTTCAGTTTCTCTGAAGAGGAGCACTCACACAAAGAACTTAAGGCTGCTGTTTATCCGGCAATATTTCAACATGAAGTTATAATGCCTGTATACATTGAAAAAAAGACCATCGTGTCTGAGAATATTGTAAAACTAGACAATATTTCGCCGAGCATATTTGCTCCACCTCCCAACTTGGTATAATACTTCCGATTATTTTAAACTAACTGTATTTATAGTAAATGCAGTAGATCTTTAATGTTATCAATTTTTAGTATTGTATTATGTCAAAAAAAATTAATCTTTTTGCCAACCTTAAATCTGATTTTGCTTCAGGTTTAGTGGTTTTTTTGGTGGCTCTTCCTTTGTGTTTAGGTATAGCTTTAGCATCGGGTGCTCCCGCATTTTCTGGAATTATTTCTGGTGTTATTGGTGGTATAGTAGTAGGTTACTTAAGCCAATCTCACATAAGTGTATCTGGTCCAGCAGCTGGTTTAACGGCTATTATTTTAACAGCAATAACAAGTTTTGGAGCTTTTGATGTGTTTTTACTGTCAGTTTTTATTGCAGGATTAATTCAGTTAGCATTAGGTTTTTTAAAGGCCGGAAGTATTTCAAATTATTTTCCAACCAATGTTATTGAGGGAATGTTAGCGGGTATCGGAATCATCATTATCTTAAAACAATTACCACACGCGTTTGGTTACGATGCTGATTTTGAGGGTGATCAGGCTTTTATTCAACACGATGGAACCAATACGTTTTCATTCTTCTATGACGCCATAAATCATATTCAATTAGGAGCCGTTGTAATATCACTAGTCTCTTTTGTAATTTTAATCGCTTGGACAAAAGTTCCATTTTTGCAAAAGTTGAAATTAGTTCCAGGAGCACTTGTAGCCGTGGTTGCCGGAATAGTTTTAAACGAAATATTTATCTCATCTGGTAGTTCACTTGCAATAGCAAAAGATCATTTGGTTTCTTTGCCAGTTCCAAAATCTTTTGAAGAGTTTAAAGCAATTTTAATTTTGCCTGATTTTACTGCAATTACTCAAGGGAATGTATGGATTACTGGTGCAACAATTGCCGTTGTAGCTTCTATTGAAACATTATTATGTATCGAAGCTGCCGATAGAATGGATGTTCAAAAACGTTACACCAATACCAATGTTGAGCTTAGAGCACAGGGAATTGGTAATATTGTCAGTTCATTATTAGGTGGTTTACCAATGACATCTGTTGTGGTTAGATCTTCGGCTAATAATAACGCAGGAGCAAAATCTAAAATGTCAGCCATCATTCATGGTGTGCTTTTACTAATTAGTGTTTTGTCTATTCCGGTAATTCTTAACAAAATTCCGTTGGCTACTTTGGCAACCGTATTGATTTTGGTTGGGTACAAGTTAGCAAAACCTGCGACTGTTATACATTTCTGGA contains:
- a CDS encoding SulP family inorganic anion transporter — encoded protein: MSKKINLFANLKSDFASGLVVFLVALPLCLGIALASGAPAFSGIISGVIGGIVVGYLSQSHISVSGPAAGLTAIILTAITSFGAFDVFLLSVFIAGLIQLALGFLKAGSISNYFPTNVIEGMLAGIGIIIILKQLPHAFGYDADFEGDQAFIQHDGTNTFSFFYDAINHIQLGAVVISLVSFVILIAWTKVPFLQKLKLVPGALVAVVAGIVLNEIFISSGSSLAIAKDHLVSLPVPKSFEEFKAILILPDFTAITQGNVWITGATIAVVASIETLLCIEAADRMDVQKRYTNTNVELRAQGIGNIVSSLLGGLPMTSVVVRSSANNNAGAKSKMSAIIHGVLLLISVLSIPVILNKIPLATLATVLILVGYKLAKPATVIHFWKKDKVYQFIPFIATLLLVVFIDLLWGVGIGIIISIIFVLRGNLKRAYSFKKEEYEDGDVIHIDLAQEVSFLNKAAIKLTLNEIPENSKVIINAHDTEYIAHDVLDLIREFKETRAIDENIKVKLKGFKKAYQLENTPDKDNHVSIEHYYDVAKRALVKKETVKKEI